A single region of the Duganella sp. BuS-21 genome encodes:
- a CDS encoding M28 family metallopeptidase, producing MKKTMLVMSLIAAFSAVAAQAANGPEFDAKRLSQDVKVLSSDEFEGRGPNTAGEVKTVDYLIAQFKAAGLQPGGDLIKGQSGQRAWTQDVPLGRFEIKGPVKLSVNDGKTTQELKQGDDLAVRASMNGSKLVDFKNAPLVFVGYGVTAPERKWDDFKGQDLKGKLAVVLINDPDFETGAGEFGGKAMTYYGRWTYKYEEMARRGALGTIIVHETAPASYGWATVKNSNTNVMYDIVRKKPTEAHAPMEAWIQRDLAVDLFKRGGLDFDALKKQAQTRDFKPALLKGVTLSANYAVDAQVITSKNVVARVVGAKKPDETVIYSGHWDHLGVGLPDAKGDKIYNGAIDNGTGIAALLELARAYGKAPAPARSVVFLAVTAEEKGLLGSEYYSANPVYPLATTVGVINMDALSATGIARNFTISGSAKLDLLDQLIAKAKQYNLAYTPDPLPEAGHFFRSDHFPFAKRGVPAISYGSGKDLVDGGEAAGRKAEEAYTANNYHQPSDEWSADWSFAGMSHDLGMLYSLGRDLADSKAWPNWSKDAEFRAARDASAAKRK from the coding sequence TTGAAAAAAACCATGCTTGTAATGTCGCTGATCGCGGCGTTTTCGGCGGTCGCCGCGCAGGCGGCAAACGGTCCTGAGTTCGACGCAAAACGTCTGTCCCAGGATGTGAAAGTCCTGTCCTCCGACGAATTCGAAGGCCGTGGCCCGAACACCGCCGGCGAAGTGAAAACCGTCGATTACCTGATCGCCCAGTTCAAGGCCGCCGGTCTGCAGCCGGGTGGTGACCTGATTAAAGGTCAATCTGGCCAGCGCGCCTGGACCCAGGACGTGCCGCTGGGCCGCTTTGAAATCAAGGGCCCGGTCAAGCTGAGCGTCAACGACGGCAAGACCACGCAGGAACTCAAGCAGGGCGATGACCTGGCCGTGCGCGCGTCGATGAACGGTTCCAAGCTGGTCGACTTCAAGAACGCGCCGCTGGTGTTCGTCGGCTATGGCGTGACCGCGCCGGAGCGCAAGTGGGACGACTTCAAGGGCCAGGACCTGAAGGGCAAGCTGGCCGTGGTGCTGATCAATGATCCGGACTTCGAAACCGGCGCCGGTGAATTCGGCGGCAAGGCCATGACCTACTACGGCCGCTGGACCTACAAGTATGAAGAAATGGCGCGTCGCGGCGCGCTGGGCACCATCATCGTGCACGAAACCGCGCCGGCTTCCTATGGCTGGGCGACGGTGAAGAATTCCAACACCAACGTCATGTACGACATCGTGCGCAAGAAGCCGACCGAGGCGCACGCGCCGATGGAAGCGTGGATCCAGCGCGACCTGGCGGTCGATCTGTTCAAGCGCGGCGGCCTCGATTTCGACGCGCTGAAGAAGCAGGCGCAGACGCGCGACTTCAAGCCGGCGCTGCTCAAGGGCGTAACCCTGTCGGCCAACTATGCGGTCGACGCGCAGGTGATCACGTCGAAGAACGTGGTGGCACGCGTGGTCGGCGCCAAAAAGCCTGACGAAACCGTGATCTACAGCGGCCACTGGGACCATCTGGGTGTCGGCCTGCCGGACGCCAAGGGCGACAAAATCTACAACGGCGCGATCGACAACGGCACCGGCATCGCCGCCCTGCTGGAACTGGCGCGTGCTTATGGCAAGGCGCCTGCGCCTGCGCGCAGCGTGGTGTTCCTGGCGGTGACGGCCGAAGAAAAAGGCTTGCTCGGTTCGGAGTACTATTCGGCCAATCCGGTGTATCCGCTGGCGACCACCGTGGGCGTGATCAATATGGATGCGCTGAGCGCGACCGGCATCGCCCGCAACTTCACCATTTCGGGCAGCGCCAAGCTGGATCTGCTGGATCAGCTGATCGCCAAGGCCAAGCAGTACAACCTGGCTTACACGCCGGATCCGCTGCCGGAAGCGGGCCACTTCTTCCGCTCGGACCACTTCCCGTTCGCCAAGCGCGGCGTGCCGGCCATCTCGTATGGCTCGGGTAAAGATCTGGTCGACGGTGGCGAGGCAGCCGGCCGCAAGGCGGAGGAGGCTTACACCGCCAACAACTACCATCAGCCGTCCGACGAGTGGAGCGCCGACTGGAGCTTCGCCGGCATGTCGCACGACCTGGGCATGTTGTATTCGCTGGGCCGCGATCTGGCCGACTCGAAGGCGTGGCCTAACTGGTCCAAGGACGCCGAGTTCCGCGCCGCGCGTGACGCCAGCGCGGCCAAGCGAAAATAA
- the ccmA gene encoding cytochrome c biogenesis heme-transporting ATPase CcmA, translated as MTLQAHDLCCVRGERRLFKGLSLSLAAGQALRVRGANGSGKTTLLRTLAGLAQAESGEVRWQGRALAACRDEYHSRMIYLGHAAAVKDELLAWENLVYAARLNGRLLERADAERSLAALGLGRAAQLPARALSQGQRKRLALARLHGAEGEAAPLWILDEPFNALDQDAVAVLCGALDQHFARGGMLVYTTHTDLPLHPAQALELNLDRAC; from the coding sequence ATGACGTTACAGGCTCACGATCTATGCTGCGTTCGCGGAGAACGCCGCCTGTTCAAAGGCTTGTCGTTGTCGCTGGCGGCGGGGCAGGCGCTGCGCGTGCGCGGCGCCAACGGCAGCGGCAAGACGACCTTGCTGCGCACCCTGGCCGGCCTGGCGCAAGCCGAGTCGGGCGAGGTGCGCTGGCAGGGGCGTGCGCTTGCCGCCTGCCGCGACGAATATCATAGCCGGATGATTTATCTGGGCCATGCGGCGGCGGTGAAGGACGAGCTGCTGGCATGGGAAAACCTGGTCTACGCCGCGCGCCTGAACGGACGGCTGCTGGAGCGCGCAGATGCCGAGCGTTCGCTGGCCGCGTTGGGATTGGGCCGCGCCGCGCAACTGCCGGCGCGCGCGCTGTCGCAAGGGCAGCGCAAGCGTCTGGCGCTGGCGCGCTTGCACGGCGCCGAGGGCGAAGCCGCGCCGCTGTGGATACTCGATGAACCTTTCAATGCGCTGGACCAGGATGCGGTCGCCGTTCTGTGCGGCGCGCTCGATCAGCATTTCGCCCGTGGCGGCATGCTGGTCTACACCACGCACACCGACCTGCCGCTGCATCCCGCGCAGGCGCTGGAACTAAACCTGGACCGCGCATGCTGA
- the ccmB gene encoding heme exporter protein CcmB → MLTALLGILRRDLLLALRNRADVLSSLFFFVIVAALAPLGLGPEPAMLRAIGPGMLWIAALLASMLALGRLFAQDYADGTLEQMLLSPEPITLLVAGKILAHWLSTGVPLILLSPLLALQFGLSAEQMGVLMASLLLGTPILSLIGAIGAALTLGLRGGGVLIALLVLPLYVPVLIFGAGAAVASDPQSHLFLLGGLLAGAVALAPWATAAALRIALE, encoded by the coding sequence ATGCTGACCGCCTTGCTCGGCATTCTGCGCCGCGATCTGCTGCTGGCGCTGCGCAACCGCGCGGACGTGCTGTCGTCGCTATTCTTCTTCGTGATCGTCGCCGCACTGGCGCCGTTGGGCCTCGGTCCCGAGCCGGCCATGTTGCGCGCCATCGGCCCCGGCATGTTGTGGATCGCCGCGCTGCTGGCCTCCATGCTGGCGCTGGGCCGCCTGTTCGCGCAGGACTACGCCGACGGCACGCTCGAACAAATGCTGCTGTCGCCCGAGCCAATCACGCTACTGGTGGCCGGCAAAATCCTCGCGCACTGGCTCAGCACCGGCGTGCCGCTGATCCTGCTCTCGCCGTTGCTCGCACTGCAATTCGGCCTGTCCGCCGAACAAATGGGCGTGCTGATGGCCAGCCTGCTGCTCGGCACCCCCATCCTCAGCCTGATCGGTGCCATCGGCGCGGCACTCACGCTCGGCCTGCGCGGCGGCGGCGTGCTGATTGCGTTGTTGGTTTTGCCACTGTACGTCCCCGTACTGATTTTCGGCGCCGGCGCGGCTGTGGCGTCAGATCCACAATCCCATTTATTTTTACTGGGCGGCCTGCTGGCGGGCGCTGTGGCGCTGGCTCCATGGGCCACAGCGGCGGCTTTGCGCATTGCACTGGAGTGA
- the ccmC gene encoding heme ABC transporter permease CcmC, with product MKIQLNRLLFSYASPQYFYPLAGKLVPWFAALAVLLTAAGLYVGLVHAPTDWQQGDSYRIIYVHVPAAWMSMVIYLAMAFWAGLGLVLNTRLSSMMASALAPTGAMFTVLALWTGALWGKPTWGAWWVWDARLTSELILLFLYIGFMTLQSAITDPRRADRAGAVLALVGVVNIPIIYFSVKWWNTLHQGASVSLTAAPSMAAVMLTGMLLVTLGAWAYTFAAALSRVRSIILERERRSPWLKEAA from the coding sequence ATGAAAATCCAGCTTAACCGTCTGCTGTTCAGCTACGCATCCCCGCAGTACTTCTATCCGTTGGCAGGCAAACTGGTTCCCTGGTTCGCCGCATTGGCGGTATTGCTGACGGCCGCCGGTTTGTACGTCGGCCTGGTACACGCGCCGACCGACTGGCAGCAGGGCGACTCCTACCGCATCATCTACGTCCACGTTCCCGCCGCCTGGATGTCCATGGTGATCTATCTGGCGATGGCTTTCTGGGCCGGCCTGGGGCTGGTGCTGAACACACGCTTGTCCTCGATGATGGCCAGCGCGCTGGCGCCGACCGGCGCCATGTTCACCGTGCTGGCGCTGTGGACCGGCGCCCTATGGGGCAAGCCGACGTGGGGCGCCTGGTGGGTGTGGGACGCGCGTCTGACCTCCGAACTGATACTGCTGTTCCTCTACATCGGCTTCATGACGCTGCAATCGGCCATCACCGATCCGCGCCGCGCCGATCGCGCCGGCGCCGTGCTGGCGCTGGTGGGCGTGGTCAACATCCCGATCATCTACTTCTCCGTCAAATGGTGGAACACGCTGCACCAGGGCGCCTCCGTCAGCCTGACCGCCGCGCCCAGCATGGCCGCCGTGATGCTGACCGGGATGCTGCTGGTGACGCTGGGCGCCTGGGCTTACACCTTCGCCGCAGCGTTGTCGCGGGTGCGCAGCATCATCCTTGAACGCGAGCGGCGCAGCCCGTGGTTAAAGGAAGCTGCATGA
- the ccmD gene encoding heme exporter protein CcmD: MSEWLHMGGYAVYVWGSIGAALLLPVCESVALRLRRRAALEQLKHQQDHDET, translated from the coding sequence ATGAGCGAATGGCTGCATATGGGCGGCTACGCCGTCTACGTATGGGGTTCGATCGGCGCGGCGTTGCTGCTGCCGGTCTGCGAAAGCGTGGCCCTGCGGCTGCGCCGGCGCGCTGCGCTGGAGCAGCTGAAACATCAACAGGATCACGATGAAACCTAG
- the ccmE gene encoding cytochrome c maturation protein CcmE: MKPRQKRLALVAAGLALLALAAWLISSAFQKNLVFSVTPTEVLASHDRTRSLRMGGLVEKGSLRRDGDGVTVDFFITDLAQRVPVRYSGILPDLFKEGKGAVVQGKLDEKGFFIATEVLAKHDENYMPPDAARALKEAAEAKEKK; this comes from the coding sequence ATGAAACCTAGACAAAAGCGCCTGGCGCTGGTGGCGGCGGGCCTGGCCCTGCTGGCGCTGGCGGCCTGGCTGATCTCGTCCGCCTTCCAGAAAAACCTGGTGTTCTCGGTGACGCCGACCGAAGTGCTGGCTAGCCATGACCGTACGCGCAGTCTGCGCATGGGCGGCCTGGTGGAGAAGGGCAGTTTGCGCCGGGACGGCGACGGCGTCACCGTCGACTTCTTCATCACCGACCTGGCGCAGCGCGTGCCGGTGCGCTACAGCGGCATCCTGCCGGACCTGTTCAAGGAAGGCAAAGGCGCGGTGGTGCAGGGCAAGCTGGATGAGAAGGGCTTCTTCATCGCCACCGAAGTACTGGCCAAGCACGACGAAAACTATATGCCGCCGGATGCCGCGCGCGCACTCAAAGAGGCCGCCGAGGCCAAGGAAAAGAAATGA